The DNA sequence TCAATTTTTTTACAGATCATTTCAAATTTGGAAAGAAGTATCCATTTGAAAAATGCTACTCCAGTCTCCAATAGCAACACAAAATATATGGAATTCTAGCTTTACCAAAAAATTGAGCATGGCATCTACAGGTTACAAAAAAATGAGCATCTTCTCTGCATTTATAAAGCATTAGGATAGTGAAAGTATTACTCACTTTGATGGAATTCTAGCTTGTTATGATCTGACAGTGACAAATGTTGCAAATTGATTGAAAGCACTGTAATTCAACCAAAAATCTACTCTGAACAGTGCTTGCAAATTCAGTAACTTAAACTGAGATGGGAtgggaggtggaggtggagaggaggaggaggagcaggcgGCGTGGGATGGGAGGGGTGGTGGTGGAGAGGAGCGGCATGGGGCGGCATTCGGTCCGGAGAGAACGAGGAAGGTGGACCTCGGGTTTGGTCGGGGAAACGCTAAGGACTAAACTGCAAAAAAGCCATGGGGACAACTATtctcggacggagggagtatcttttAGCAAGTAAGTAATCATTTGTAATGATCTACCAAGTTTGCTCTTTTTTTTTGTACATTTCATATTAACCCAGATGGACATGGATCAACAAAGATATTATTATTACAGCATGTTGAGGCAGAGAACTCTATCTGTTATTGTTCTTCTCTTGGCCCTTTGGTATAGAAGCAGAGATGGTAGAAAATTTAGAGGTAAAGGCAGGAAGTATGGTCCATTAGTTCAGAGAGACATCCCAAGGAGTAGTGGACGGGTTCGTGATCAAGAGGCTGACATACGTGAGTGGGCTGCCAAGCACGATTTATTAGCTCAACAAATGTGGGCAGATAGAGAGAGTGCAAATGAGGGCAGATAGTATCTCTGATGTATTTTCCATGTGAGGGAACAATTGAAGCTTGTAGTGTATCTTTGATGTATTTTCATTTTGGACTGAATTTATGTAACTTATTTTATCCTTGTAAGATTGTCTGACTTATTTCAGATTCATAAGTGCTGCTGAAGATGGGTGTTTGTATGCTGGTCAATTATGTGCAGAAAACTGCAGTCAATTATCTTACTAGACCCATCAGGTTCTTTCATCAATTGCAAGAGTTATTCTCTGACCAGTCCCATGCTGATGGCTCGTTTGCAACTGACCAAACCACTGTCAATGTGGATGATGACAGTGATGACAGCGAGGAATTGAGGGAACTTGAGGCCAATCTAATTCCAGTAGACAGTGATGAAGCTGACTCTGATACTATTGATCGCCACAGTCCAAAAGTTGACTTGGAAGGCAATCCTTTAATTAAGAAGCGCAAGCATGTGTCATCTTCACCTTCCAAGAAGCCAACTAAGGGGAAAGCAAAAAAGAAGAACAAGATATCTAATGATGATATGGCAGCCGGTATCAAGAAGCTAGCTGACTCTCTTGCATCTCCTATTGTTTCCATGCAACCAATGCCACCTACAGATCCATATGCAAACCTTTGGAAGCGGATAAATGCCCTTACCATACCAGCTAAGGATAAACTTGAGATTGTAGCATATCTATCCAAGCCAGACCAAGATATCTTCCGTAGTTATCTCAACTATGCTGATGAAACGATTCTTGGACAGTGGGTCCTTAGCTTCTTCGAGCCTCGGTTTCAAGAAGATGGTGGCAATGGTGGATCTGCAACTGCTCACTGAATGGCCATATAACTAGATAGAGTTTGTGGCTTCCTTTTGTTTATATCGCTAGGAGCATGGGTAACATACATCATGCATATTCTGTCTATATAGAGCAGGCTGGGTGCATCGTATTTTGTTTATATGGAGCAGACTTGGTGCATGCCTGACTTGTATGACTTCATGGTCTGGTAAAGACTTGGTTACTATGTGAATTTTATTTAGCCTCCTTGATTAATCTGATGTATCAAACATTATGAGTTATCTAATGTATTAGCTGAACCATGTCATTGTCAATTTCTGAAAATGCATGCTTACAGTTTGTGTCTGAGTGTGTTTGTAAATTGAAAATTTGTATTTATGTCATGTGATATATGTGAGGTAGTATACATATGTGGTTTTTATTAGCTGGCATGCATTTTGGGACCAAACCAAACACAGTCCAATCAAGGTTGCCAAATATTTGGCTTCAAACCAAACGGTGGCCAATGGTTTTGCCAAAAACTTGGCAAGTGTCGTGGGCTACAATCCAAACAGCCATAACCTGCCAATTTTTTGGTCTTGCCTTCAAGTTGGTCATGCCAATAATTTGGTAGGGCTAGATGGggcacaatccaaacagcccccaCATCAATGGCCGGGCTGGGCTCTCCGCTCGGGAAGCAGCTGACCGGGGAAATGCAAGACCAGGCGGTGCTGTATTGATTAACGTTACAGTTACTAACCAAACAGTTTTGGTTTTTGATCGATACCGTTTACAATAACAGTGTCATTTGATTCCGTTTACGTTTTAAGTCTCCATTTCTGAACCAAACACCTCCTTGGTCCTTGTACAAGTGCATGCGCGGCAAAATATAGTACTCCTTCCGATCCATAATGAGTTGTTTTAGTTTGAACTAAAACCAGGAGCTTCCCTGATTTATTTCCAAAGGCCCGTCACTCTTAGCCTTCCATAAACACCTAGACAAGTCATTAAGTTAAGTTGCACATAGAAAAATAT is a window from the Triticum urartu cultivar G1812 unplaced genomic scaffold, Tu2.1 TuUngrouped_contig_5403, whole genome shotgun sequence genome containing:
- the LOC125529176 gene encoding uncharacterized protein LOC125529176 isoform X1, translating into MGVCMLVNYVQKTAVNYLTRPIRFFHQLQELFSDQSHADGSFATDQTTVNVDDDSDDSEELRELEANLIPVDSDEADSDTIDRHSPKVDLEGNPLIKKRKHVSSSPSKKPTKGKAKKKNKISNDDMAAGIKKLADSLASPIVSMQPMPPTDPYANLWKRINALTIPAKDKLEIVAYLSKPDQDIFRSYLNYADETILGQWVLSFFEPRFQEDGGNGGSATAH
- the LOC125529176 gene encoding uncharacterized protein LOC125529176 isoform X2, whose product is MGVCMLVNYVQKTAVNYLTRPISDDSEELRELEANLIPVDSDEADSDTIDRHSPKVDLEGNPLIKKRKHVSSSPSKKPTKGKAKKKNKISNDDMAAGIKKLADSLASPIVSMQPMPPTDPYANLWKRINALTIPAKDKLEIVAYLSKPDQDIFRSYLNYADETILGQWVLSFFEPRFQEDGGNGGSATAH